The Virgibacillus sp. MSP4-1 genome has a segment encoding these proteins:
- a CDS encoding IS3 family transposase, with translation MLKKVAGFSDGSGRLSRKAQAALSLELKKDFRLKDVLKIVGIPESSYHYHIKMMKRDNPDQELEERIQSIFDEHNGNYGYRRIQLELRNEKRKVNHKKVQRLMKKLGLKADNFFGKSRKYSSYKGTVGTVAKNRINRRFHTSVCYQKLTTDITEFKCLEGLKLYLNPIMDMFNGEILSYGISMRPTLNLALEPLEEALEIVKNSKYRTTVHSDQGWHYQHKKWVKTLKKNKVFQSMSRKGNCIDNSPMENFFGLLKQEMYHGNELCSYENLKKKIEEYINYYNNKRIKQKLGGMNPVQYRLHTNQLTA, from the coding sequence ATACTTAAAAAAGTTGCGGGCTTTTCAGATGGATCCGGAAGGCTATCTCGAAAAGCACAAGCAGCGTTATCACTCGAACTCAAAAAAGATTTCCGATTAAAAGATGTTTTAAAGATAGTCGGTATTCCGGAATCGTCTTACCATTATCATATAAAGATGATGAAAAGGGATAATCCAGATCAGGAACTTGAGGAACGGATTCAATCCATTTTTGATGAACATAACGGTAACTATGGTTATCGTCGTATACAATTAGAATTGAGGAATGAAAAACGGAAAGTGAACCATAAGAAGGTTCAACGGCTTATGAAGAAACTAGGGCTTAAAGCAGATAACTTTTTTGGGAAGTCACGAAAGTATAGCTCTTATAAAGGAACTGTCGGAACTGTTGCCAAAAACCGTATAAATCGTCGTTTTCACACATCTGTATGTTATCAAAAGCTCACAACAGATATTACAGAATTTAAGTGTTTAGAGGGTTTGAAATTATATTTGAATCCTATCATGGATATGTTTAATGGTGAAATTCTTTCATACGGAATAAGTATGCGTCCAACTTTAAACTTGGCCCTTGAACCACTTGAGGAAGCTCTGGAAATCGTAAAAAACTCAAAATACAGAACCACTGTTCACTCTGATCAGGGCTGGCATTACCAACATAAAAAATGGGTAAAAACACTCAAGAAAAACAAGGTGTTCCAGAGTATGTCGCGAAAAGGGAACTGTATAGATAATTCACCTATGGAAAACTTTTTCGGTTTATTAAAGCAAGAGATGTATCATGGCAATGAACTGTGCTCCTATGAAAATTTAAAAAAGAAGATTGAGGAGTACATCAACTATTATAATAATAAGCGTATAAAGCAAAAACTGGGAGGTATGAATCCGGTTCAATACCGACTTCACACCAACCAATTAACTGCATAA
- a CDS encoding helix-turn-helix domain-containing protein, with protein sequence MAKYSEKFKLMIVKEYQEGKLGYRRLAKKYGMNDTKLMRRWIKVYEQFGANGLMSKRHKETYSVQFKLNVIRFMERTGSSELETALQFGLTSPPLISSWKKAFLEGGAGALEKPKGRRQSMSDKAENRRKQPKEEKDVTHEQKLERENELLRLEVEYLKKLRAFQMDPEGYLEKHKQRYHSNSKKISD encoded by the coding sequence ATGGCAAAATATAGTGAAAAATTCAAGCTAATGATAGTCAAAGAATACCAGGAAGGGAAACTAGGATATAGACGTTTAGCTAAGAAGTATGGTATGAATGATACGAAATTAATGAGAAGATGGATAAAAGTATATGAACAATTCGGAGCGAATGGATTAATGAGTAAGAGGCATAAGGAAACTTACTCTGTTCAATTTAAGCTGAATGTAATAAGATTTATGGAGAGAACAGGCTCTTCAGAGTTGGAAACAGCCCTTCAATTTGGACTGACAAGCCCTCCTCTTATTTCTTCTTGGAAAAAAGCTTTCCTTGAGGGTGGGGCTGGAGCCCTGGAGAAGCCGAAAGGACGGCGGCAGTCGATGTCAGATAAAGCTGAGAACAGAAGAAAACAACCCAAAGAAGAAAAAGACGTAACACACGAACAAAAATTAGAAAGAGAAAACGAACTCCTTCGTTTGGAGGTAGAATACTTAAAAAAGTTGCGGGCTTTTCAGATGGATCCGGAAGGCTATCTCGAAAAGCACAAGCAGCGTTATCACTCGAACTCAAAAAAGATTTCCGATTAA
- the fdhA gene encoding formaldehyde dehydrogenase, glutathione-independent: MAGNRGVIYEGPGKVSVKDIDFPDLVLKDGPGVPTANVGRKCEHGVILKVITTNICGSDQHMVRGRTTAPEGLVLGHEITGEVIEAGRDVEFIKKGDIVSVPFNIACGRCDMCRQQKTHICTNVNPERPGAAYGYVDMGGWVGGQSEYVMVPYADFQLLVFPDKEKAMEKILDLTMLSDIFPTGFHGAYSAGVKVGSTVYVAGAGPVGLAAAHSAQLLGASTVIVGDLKEERLEQARSFGCETVNLSKHDRLGEQIEQILGVPEVDCAVDAVGFEASGHGANAGEQPATVLNAIMDITQAGGQLGIPGLYVTEDPGAEDKDAQTGSLKIRIGLGWAKAHTFVTGQTPVMQYNRHLMKSIFSGKAQIAKAVNATVINLDEAPQGYTQFDSGVARKFVIDPHGSIR, translated from the coding sequence ATGGCAGGCAATCGAGGTGTCATTTATGAAGGTCCCGGAAAGGTATCGGTTAAAGACATTGATTTTCCCGATTTAGTGTTAAAGGATGGTCCAGGTGTTCCAACTGCTAATGTGGGACGCAAATGTGAACATGGGGTCATTCTTAAGGTTATTACTACGAACATATGCGGCAGTGACCAGCACATGGTGCGCGGACGAACAACAGCACCTGAAGGACTGGTTCTTGGACACGAAATTACCGGTGAAGTCATAGAAGCAGGAAGAGACGTTGAATTTATTAAAAAGGGCGATATTGTTTCTGTCCCATTTAATATTGCATGCGGACGATGTGATATGTGCCGCCAGCAAAAAACACATATCTGTACAAACGTTAACCCCGAGCGCCCGGGTGCTGCTTACGGTTATGTAGATATGGGTGGATGGGTTGGAGGACAATCCGAGTATGTCATGGTTCCATATGCGGATTTCCAGCTCCTCGTCTTCCCTGACAAAGAAAAAGCCATGGAAAAAATACTGGATTTAACCATGCTGTCTGACATTTTTCCAACAGGCTTCCATGGCGCCTATTCAGCCGGGGTAAAAGTGGGTTCAACCGTTTATGTAGCCGGCGCTGGTCCGGTCGGTTTGGCTGCGGCCCACTCGGCTCAACTATTAGGAGCCTCCACGGTTATCGTAGGGGATTTAAAAGAAGAGCGACTGGAACAAGCCAGAAGCTTTGGATGTGAAACCGTTAATCTTAGTAAACATGATCGTTTAGGTGAACAGATTGAGCAAATCCTGGGTGTGCCGGAAGTTGACTGTGCTGTTGATGCCGTTGGTTTTGAAGCATCCGGTCATGGAGCTAACGCAGGTGAACAGCCGGCAACCGTTTTAAACGCCATTATGGATATCACACAGGCAGGGGGACAGCTAGGTATTCCAGGTTTATATGTAACGGAGGATCCCGGGGCAGAAGACAAAGATGCGCAGACCGGATCATTAAAGATACGTATCGGCCTTGGCTGGGCAAAAGCACATACATTTGTAACGGGTCAGACTCCTGTCATGCAATATAATCGGCACTTGATGAAATCCATTTTTTCCGGTAAGGCACAAATTGCCAAAGCTGTTAACGCAACGGTTATTAATCTCGATGAAGCCCCGCAAGGTTACACTCAGTTTGACAGTGGCGTTGCCCGGAAATTTGTCATTGATCCACATGGTTCGATTCGCTGA
- a CDS encoding ribonucleoside-diphosphate reductase subunit alpha, which produces MTTALTDRQTNWMDWIMQGLRVDEEPFIKMVHRIGSSDRNNLVKRALENIDEGSPDWTFVASRIYLDELYHQAAANRGYAPSVCYGNFYELIQILTDKGIYTDKLLKVYPKEEIDYYAGLMEPERDLLFNYLGLYTLATRYLARDHEKQTYELPQERWMVIAMHLMQREDPADRRRYVAEAYWALSNLYMTVATPTLTNAGKTHGQLSSCFIDTVDDSLQSIYDSNTDIARLSKNGGGIGVYMGKVRGRGSSIKGFKDMSSGVVPWIKQLNNTAVSVDQLGTRKGAIAIYLDVWHTDIEAFLDLKLNNGDERLRAHDIFTGVCLPDSFMEQVEKRGDWYLFDPHEVRQVMGYSLEEFYDEERGAGSWRERYMECVESDQLTKRVVPAIDIMKRIMKSQLESGTPFMFYRDEVNRKNNNPHKGMIYCSNLCTEITQNQSPTEFLEELTEQDGTIVKKYKPGDFVVCNLSSINLGRAVPDQVLERLISIQVRMLDNVIDINTLPLTQTQRTNQKYRAVGLGTFGWHHLLAKKQLPWESQEAVDYADRLYEKMAFLTIKSSMELSRDKGAYPAFNGSLWHTGQYFTDRGYTGDSWEQLKQDVATSGIRNGYLMAVAPNSSTSMIAGSTASIDPVFKPFYFEEKKDFKIAVTAPELNHHTYETYRRSAYILDQRWSVRQNAARQKHIDQSISFNFYVPNTIQASFLLDLHLQAWKEGLKTTYYVRSTANDVEECEWCQS; this is translated from the coding sequence ATGACGACTGCTTTGACAGATAGACAGACAAATTGGATGGATTGGATTATGCAAGGGTTGCGTGTGGATGAAGAGCCTTTTATAAAAATGGTACATAGGATTGGCTCCAGTGATAGGAATAATCTCGTTAAACGTGCGCTTGAAAATATAGATGAAGGCAGCCCGGACTGGACATTTGTCGCAAGCCGAATCTATTTAGATGAACTCTACCACCAGGCTGCCGCGAACAGGGGTTACGCTCCAAGTGTGTGCTACGGGAATTTTTATGAATTAATTCAAATACTTACGGATAAGGGCATTTACACCGATAAGCTTTTAAAAGTATACCCTAAGGAAGAAATAGACTACTATGCCGGCCTGATGGAGCCCGAACGTGATCTGCTGTTTAATTACCTTGGCCTATATACGCTGGCAACTCGTTATTTGGCCCGTGATCACGAAAAACAAACCTATGAATTGCCTCAGGAGCGGTGGATGGTTATTGCCATGCATCTCATGCAGAGGGAGGACCCGGCTGATCGACGTCGGTATGTTGCTGAGGCGTATTGGGCATTAAGCAACTTATACATGACGGTTGCCACACCTACGCTTACGAATGCTGGTAAAACGCATGGTCAGTTATCCAGCTGCTTCATCGATACCGTGGATGATAGTCTTCAGTCGATTTACGACAGCAATACAGACATTGCCAGACTGTCCAAGAATGGCGGCGGGATTGGTGTCTATATGGGAAAGGTCCGTGGTCGTGGGAGCTCAATTAAAGGATTTAAGGATATGTCAAGTGGTGTCGTGCCGTGGATTAAGCAGCTTAATAATACAGCGGTCAGCGTCGATCAGCTGGGTACACGTAAAGGTGCAATCGCGATTTATTTAGATGTGTGGCATACAGATATTGAAGCCTTTCTTGATTTAAAACTGAATAACGGGGATGAACGGCTGCGTGCACATGATATTTTTACAGGTGTCTGTCTGCCGGATTCCTTCATGGAACAGGTGGAGAAACGGGGCGACTGGTACTTGTTTGACCCCCATGAGGTTCGTCAGGTAATGGGATATTCCCTTGAGGAGTTTTATGATGAGGAGAGAGGTGCCGGTTCGTGGAGGGAGCGCTATATGGAATGCGTCGAATCGGATCAGCTTACGAAACGGGTGGTTCCAGCTATCGATATTATGAAACGGATTATGAAATCACAGCTTGAGTCAGGTACTCCGTTCATGTTTTACCGGGATGAGGTGAATCGAAAAAATAATAATCCGCATAAAGGTATGATTTACTGTTCGAATTTGTGCACGGAGATTACACAGAACCAGTCCCCGACGGAATTTTTGGAAGAGCTGACGGAGCAGGATGGGACCATTGTCAAAAAGTACAAGCCGGGAGACTTTGTCGTCTGCAATTTGAGCTCGATTAATCTCGGACGGGCTGTACCGGATCAAGTACTGGAGAGACTGATTAGCATACAGGTTCGCATGCTTGATAATGTGATTGACATCAATACGCTGCCCCTTACCCAGACACAAAGGACCAATCAAAAATATCGCGCAGTTGGACTTGGCACATTCGGATGGCATCATCTGCTGGCAAAAAAACAGCTCCCGTGGGAATCACAGGAAGCCGTTGACTATGCGGACAGGCTCTATGAGAAGATGGCCTTCCTAACCATTAAATCAAGCATGGAGCTGAGTCGGGATAAAGGCGCTTATCCGGCATTTAACGGGAGTCTGTGGCATACAGGTCAGTACTTTACTGATAGAGGTTATACAGGAGATAGCTGGGAGCAATTGAAGCAGGATGTGGCCACATCAGGTATCCGTAACGGTTATCTGATGGCAGTTGCCCCAAACTCATCCACGTCCATGATTGCAGGCTCTACGGCAAGTATTGATCCAGTGTTCAAGCCCTTTTATTTTGAAGAAAAGAAGGATTTTAAAATTGCGGTAACCGCTCCGGAGCTGAATCATCATACGTATGAGACTTATCGCAGGTCAGCCTACATTCTGGATCAGCGATGGTCCGTCAGACAGAATGCAGCCCGGCAAAAACATATTGATCAGAGCATTTCCTTCAATTTTTACGTGCCGAATACGATTCAGGCATCCTTTCTTCTTGATTTGCATTTGCAGGCCTGGAAGGAAGGTTTGAAAACCACGTACTATGTCAGATCAACGGCCAATGATGTTGAAGAGTGTGAGTGGTGCCAAAGTTGA
- a CDS encoding flavodoxin — translation MVPKLRTLVAYLSYSGNTKETAEIIAAYLENAGISVDLHRIGVDLPVDASLYDLIFIGTFTWEMGATPDEVKDFVLEVGYKPEYVAVFGTGDTQFGGDDLFCLAVDKLVKFYQSRWNGLKIEQSPRGSQEKRAITWLKGVLYDVRTFS, via the coding sequence GTGGTGCCAAAGTTGAGGACCTTAGTGGCTTATTTATCTTACAGTGGAAACACGAAGGAAACCGCCGAAATCATAGCTGCATATCTCGAGAATGCCGGAATTAGTGTTGATCTGCACAGGATCGGTGTTGATCTGCCTGTGGATGCCTCTCTATACGATCTGATTTTTATCGGGACATTCACCTGGGAAATGGGAGCAACACCTGATGAGGTTAAGGATTTTGTGCTGGAAGTTGGCTATAAGCCTGAATATGTTGCTGTATTTGGTACTGGAGATACGCAATTCGGCGGGGATGATTTGTTTTGTCTTGCTGTCGATAAACTGGTGAAATTCTATCAAAGCCGATGGAATGGCCTGAAAATTGAACAGTCTCCACGAGGATCACAGGAAAAGCGAGCGATAACATGGTTGAAGGGAGTACTTTACGATGTCAGAACTTTTTCTTGA
- a CDS encoding ribonucleotide-diphosphate reductase subunit beta, protein MSELFLEKAKTLEPMNPNKSTSLFNGKSSGILNWNDIAYPHWYKMYKRLLGNYWQADEINMAEDLRQFKSLTSEEQDAYLKIIGLLSTLDAPQTRTALILSLYATDPSVQSIMAVIAQQEAVHNESYSYVLSSVVSLDQQNEAFQLGRKDPVLLKRNEAIAGQYNAFVKEPSMENILKTIVYSALLEGMFFYSGFAYFYHLARQNKMVGTSTMISYINRDELEHGRFITELFRAVLNENPEWNNRAFSEWVYSSFRQSVEYEIEWSAYVFADIHGIDLDEWAGYIKYRANKMLRMMGLSEIYPDYTENPMKWIRAYADNFDSTKTDFFEQKSRQYTKTSDLNGFDEL, encoded by the coding sequence ATGTCAGAACTTTTTCTTGAGAAAGCAAAAACGCTGGAACCAATGAACCCCAATAAATCAACATCTCTGTTCAACGGGAAGTCAAGCGGTATTTTAAATTGGAATGATATCGCTTATCCTCATTGGTATAAAATGTATAAGCGGCTCTTAGGCAATTATTGGCAGGCGGATGAAATCAACATGGCGGAGGATTTGCGCCAGTTTAAATCACTGACGTCAGAGGAGCAGGACGCATACTTGAAAATTATCGGTCTCTTATCAACCCTTGACGCACCGCAGACCCGGACTGCACTGATTCTATCTCTTTATGCAACGGATCCATCTGTTCAATCAATCATGGCGGTGATTGCTCAGCAGGAAGCCGTGCATAATGAAAGCTATTCTTATGTTTTATCATCAGTCGTTTCGCTGGATCAACAGAACGAGGCCTTTCAGCTCGGACGCAAGGATCCGGTTCTGCTTAAACGAAATGAGGCGATAGCGGGGCAATACAATGCATTTGTTAAGGAGCCGTCCATGGAAAATATCCTGAAAACCATCGTTTATTCGGCACTTCTTGAAGGAATGTTTTTTTATTCAGGATTTGCCTATTTCTATCATCTGGCCCGGCAGAACAAAATGGTCGGTACGTCAACAATGATTAGCTATATTAACCGGGATGAACTGGAGCACGGACGCTTTATAACCGAATTGTTCCGCGCAGTATTGAACGAGAACCCTGAATGGAACAATCGGGCATTTTCTGAATGGGTGTACAGCAGTTTCCGTCAATCAGTTGAATACGAAATCGAATGGTCAGCGTATGTTTTTGCCGATATCCATGGGATTGATCTTGATGAATGGGCCGGCTATATTAAATACCGCGCAAACAAAATGCTGCGAATGATGGGCCTGAGTGAGATTTATCCGGATTATACAGAAAATCCAATGAAATGGATCCGGGCATATGCGGATAACTTTGACAGTACCAAAACAGATTTTTTTGAGCAAAAATCGCGACAGTATACGAAAACAAGTGATTTAAATGGTTTTGATGAGTTGTAA
- a CDS encoding Flp pilus assembly protein CpaB, which translates to MIESKKRAFIFLFLAFILALVAGYFVYEKVKSLNAELGGMTEVYVANDNIPARQEISEKAVTVMEIPNKFVTDSHITSMEDLKNRVSVVQLGEGDLITEEMIKPVSHLRDENNRLVSLPASETLTFDQFIEPLDRVDLVVSREMEGEKRTETFMKDVLVYHAQSKDNNMLGIGVVIPAERVEELIHVQHYAEHIRVLKANVGNSNASDGSNSG; encoded by the coding sequence ATGATTGAATCAAAGAAAAGAGCCTTCATCTTTTTATTTCTCGCTTTTATTCTGGCGTTAGTGGCTGGTTACTTCGTTTATGAAAAAGTAAAGTCGCTGAATGCAGAGCTTGGTGGCATGACCGAGGTTTATGTTGCTAATGACAATATCCCTGCAAGACAGGAAATAAGTGAGAAGGCTGTGACAGTGATGGAAATTCCCAATAAGTTTGTAACAGATTCACATATAACCAGTATGGAGGATTTAAAAAATCGGGTTTCCGTTGTTCAACTTGGCGAGGGGGACCTTATTACAGAAGAAATGATAAAACCAGTATCCCATCTAAGAGATGAGAACAATCGACTCGTTTCCCTGCCGGCATCAGAAACACTCACATTTGATCAATTTATTGAACCACTGGATCGTGTAGATCTTGTGGTCTCAAGAGAAATGGAGGGGGAGAAGAGGACCGAAACCTTTATGAAGGATGTTCTCGTTTACCATGCGCAATCCAAAGACAATAATATGCTGGGAATTGGTGTGGTTATTCCTGCAGAAAGGGTTGAAGAACTGATTCATGTGCAGCATTATGCTGAGCATATCCGGGTTTTAAAGGCGAATGTTGGAAATTCCAATGCCTCTGATGGATCAAATTCAGGCTGA
- a CDS encoding AAA family ATPase, producing the protein MDRNLDILLVSEDEAITNQLLNSFDRDENTITVVRFEDVSREVNRQTRDIVIMVQSSNDHIVEQIQYIKSINPLTFIIFLATESDINLLRNITRAGAEEFFVLPEELSLFISRFPTIQKSYQMRLDSEKEQPIMFGKGRGQIYSFYSGKGGTGKSLISSTFAQTLKLESAAEVILIDLNLQFGGIETLMSINTNRSIADLKPVIQELNENHIRNVSQTEEHSQLEVLISPCDAEVGEQLDEDFISRLLRTCRRSFDYCVIDLPPQMSALTAAAIEESDQIYYVLLPETTSLKVLKNFEEVCERLGIHLQSSLSMIVNQLSKDKELQLKDLKNLLRFPVKTTIRYDYKGLQSFVNKGEVIRKKPKEKLIPFSKDIRTFVKSVLNPK; encoded by the coding sequence ATGGACCGTAATTTGGATATTTTACTTGTGAGCGAGGATGAGGCTATTACCAATCAATTGCTGAACTCCTTTGACCGTGACGAGAATACAATTACTGTCGTACGTTTTGAGGACGTATCCCGTGAAGTGAACCGCCAGACCAGGGATATCGTGATCATGGTTCAAAGCAGCAATGACCATATTGTAGAACAAATTCAATACATAAAATCCATTAATCCCTTAACCTTTATCATTTTTTTAGCGACGGAATCCGATATTAACCTGCTTCGAAATATTACAAGAGCAGGTGCGGAAGAGTTTTTCGTTTTGCCCGAGGAATTATCGTTATTTATCAGCCGGTTTCCTACTATTCAGAAAAGCTATCAAATGAGATTGGATTCGGAAAAAGAACAGCCGATTATGTTTGGTAAAGGAAGAGGTCAGATTTACTCCTTTTACAGTGGGAAAGGAGGCACAGGAAAATCCCTTATTTCTTCCACCTTTGCACAAACGTTAAAACTGGAGTCCGCAGCCGAGGTGATTTTAATCGATTTAAATCTTCAATTTGGCGGGATTGAAACTTTAATGTCCATCAACACCAACCGCTCCATTGCTGACTTGAAGCCTGTTATTCAGGAGCTGAATGAAAATCACATTCGGAATGTGTCCCAGACGGAAGAGCATTCCCAGCTCGAGGTATTAATCAGCCCCTGCGATGCCGAGGTGGGTGAACAGCTGGATGAAGATTTTATCAGCCGGTTACTTCGGACGTGCAGGCGGTCCTTTGATTACTGTGTCATTGATTTGCCTCCTCAAATGAGTGCACTCACGGCTGCTGCGATTGAAGAGTCTGATCAGATTTACTATGTATTGCTTCCGGAAACAACATCCTTAAAAGTATTAAAAAACTTTGAAGAGGTCTGTGAGCGCTTAGGTATTCACCTTCAATCAAGTCTATCCATGATTGTTAACCAGTTATCAAAGGATAAAGAATTGCAGCTTAAGGATTTAAAGAACCTTCTCCGTTTCCCTGTTAAAACGACGATTCGGTATGACTACAAGGGTTTGCAGTCGTTTGTTAATAAGGGAGAAGTGATTCGTAAAAAGCCCAAAGAAAAGCTCATTCCTTTTTCTAAAGACATCCGTACATTTGTCAAATCTGTATTAAATCCTAAATAA
- a CDS encoding CpaF family protein, with product MPSLFDKRKERVVQGNSATNDMEHLVEHYKARLLRDTNLEALTSLSEGEMRLKIEQLISQFMSEEKVIIPRQDKTMLINRILDESVGYGPLEPLIHDDSITEILINGYDEVYIERFGKLEKSQVTFRDDDHIRHVVDRIVAPIGRRIDESSPMVDARLPDGSRVNAVIPPVSLNGTLVSIRKFKKDPFKMEDLLRFDTLNYDMAQFLEAIVQAKLNILISGGTGSGKTTLLNVLAASISHDERVVTIEDSAELRLDRPNVVGMEARSANVEGKGEITIRKLVKNSLRMRPDRIIVGEVRGGEAFDMLQAMNTGHEGSVTTVHANSPDDALRRVEAMVVMAGLELPSRIIREYIIGAVDIVIQVNRLSDGTRKMVSISEVKKNEDGSHEMREIFTFKRTGITEEGKVKGFYKPTGYVPQCLERIQVFGNQVSDSIFQLNRREVRF from the coding sequence ATGCCATCTCTATTTGATAAGCGCAAGGAAAGGGTGGTTCAGGGGAACTCAGCAACGAACGATATGGAACACTTAGTGGAACATTATAAGGCAAGGCTGTTGCGGGATACAAATCTGGAAGCTTTGACCAGTCTAAGTGAAGGGGAGATGCGGTTAAAAATTGAACAGCTCATTTCCCAATTTATGTCCGAGGAAAAAGTAATCATTCCACGACAGGATAAAACAATGTTAATTAACCGTATATTGGATGAATCCGTTGGTTATGGACCTTTGGAGCCCCTGATTCATGATGATTCCATTACGGAAATTTTAATTAATGGATATGATGAGGTTTATATCGAGCGCTTTGGGAAGCTTGAAAAAAGTCAGGTTACATTCCGGGATGATGACCACATTCGTCACGTTGTAGATCGAATCGTTGCCCCCATTGGCAGAAGAATCGATGAAAGCTCACCAATGGTTGATGCGAGACTGCCGGATGGAAGTCGTGTGAATGCGGTGATTCCACCAGTTAGCTTAAATGGAACGCTCGTATCGATCCGGAAGTTCAAGAAGGATCCTTTTAAAATGGAGGATTTATTACGTTTTGACACGCTCAATTACGACATGGCGCAGTTCCTGGAAGCAATTGTTCAAGCAAAATTGAACATTCTCATCTCAGGAGGAACAGGATCCGGGAAAACGACACTGTTGAACGTACTGGCTGCCTCCATTTCACATGATGAACGGGTTGTGACGATTGAGGATTCCGCAGAACTGCGGCTGGATCGACCCAATGTTGTTGGCATGGAAGCGAGATCTGCAAACGTAGAGGGGAAAGGTGAAATTACTATACGAAAGCTTGTCAAAAACTCCCTCAGAATGCGACCGGATCGGATTATTGTGGGAGAGGTCCGTGGCGGAGAGGCCTTTGATATGCTACAGGCTATGAATACCGGCCATGAGGGTTCCGTTACAACCGTTCATGCCAACTCACCGGATGATGCTCTTCGACGTGTGGAAGCCATGGTTGTTATGGCCGGACTGGAGCTTCCTTCCAGAATTATTCGAGAGTACATTATTGGAGCTGTCGATATTGTCATTCAAGTCAACCGGCTGTCAGATGGAACGAGAAAAATGGTATCTATTTCAGAGGTTAAGAAGAATGAGGATGGAAGCCATGAAATGAGGGAAATTTTCACTTTCAAACGAACGGGAATTACCGAAGAAGGGAAAGTGAAAGGCTTTTATAAACCGACTGGTTATGTTCCGCAATGTCTGGAAAGGATTCAAGTGTTTGGAAATCAAGTCTCTGATTCTATTTTTCAATTAAATCGAAGGGAGGTCAGGTTTTGA
- a CDS encoding type II secretion system F family protein, producing MTAALIATFSALSFLVGMVYYLDFRKEKRDWRKRAEQFYHVEERRKSFIVLLGDRFDRTEAARPMFKKLKSANIPLTPSEFIGAKIVAFMGLIFVLSNLFHLKFLLSFIISLLFIEAAKKLLFMVRKNKVKERMAEQLPEICRILANATRSGMTLNQGIQMVAQEINDPARAEFKQLAHELSLGIEFNSAIQSLEKRMNNREFKLFVATVLIQKKAGGNLSAILEEMGQTLEDRKILKQEIKTMTAEQRYISYLVPVIPVFLVLMMNNIIDGFIDPLLSGIGILLALLFIGGTVATFLLVRKVTNIRM from the coding sequence TTGACTGCAGCATTAATCGCTACCTTTTCTGCTTTATCGTTTCTGGTGGGAATGGTTTATTATCTGGATTTCCGTAAAGAAAAAAGGGATTGGAGGAAACGGGCAGAGCAATTTTACCATGTGGAAGAAAGAAGAAAGAGCTTTATTGTTTTATTAGGAGACCGCTTTGATCGTACAGAGGCAGCCAGGCCCATGTTTAAAAAATTGAAATCCGCAAACATCCCACTGACACCTTCAGAATTTATCGGGGCTAAAATTGTAGCATTCATGGGATTGATTTTTGTTTTATCCAACCTCTTTCATTTAAAGTTTCTTCTCAGCTTCATCATCTCTCTGCTATTTATTGAGGCCGCAAAGAAGCTTCTGTTCATGGTAAGAAAAAACAAGGTGAAGGAGCGCATGGCCGAACAGCTGCCGGAAATCTGCAGAATTCTGGCCAATGCTACACGTTCCGGTATGACTCTCAACCAGGGGATACAGATGGTCGCTCAGGAAATTAATGACCCTGCAAGAGCCGAGTTTAAGCAGCTGGCACATGAGCTATCTTTAGGCATTGAATTCAACAGTGCGATTCAATCGCTGGAAAAACGGATGAATAATCGGGAATTTAAGCTTTTTGTTGCCACTGTACTCATTCAAAAGAAGGCCGGGGGAAACTTATCAGCCATTTTAGAGGAAATGGGCCAGACATTAGAAGACCGTAAAATTCTCAAACAGGAAATTAAGACGATGACCGCTGAACAACGGTATATTTCGTATTTAGTTCCTGTAATCCCCGTTTTTCTAGTGTTAATGATGAATAATATCATCGACGGTTTCATTGATCCTTTGCTGTCAGGGATTGGAATCCTGCTTGCGTTATTATTTATCGGCGGAACGGTTGCGACCTTTTTATTAGTACGAAAGGTAACAAACATTAGGATGTGA